In one Vagococcus entomophilus genomic region, the following are encoded:
- a CDS encoding YlbF family regulator, with translation MTANIYDSANQIEKEIRQLPEFLALEEAFAKVKEEEATYQLFKEFQAFQQSLQQKQMQGEEFTEEDGNQAQAMAEKVQKSEVINQLMIKEQAFSVILNDLNKIILKPIQDLYNN, from the coding sequence ATGACAGCAAATATTTATGATAGCGCCAATCAAATCGAAAAAGAAATCCGCCAATTACCAGAGTTTCTTGCACTAGAAGAAGCTTTTGCAAAAGTAAAAGAAGAAGAGGCAACGTATCAATTGTTTAAAGAATTCCAAGCCTTTCAGCAAAGCTTACAACAAAAGCAAATGCAAGGAGAAGAATTTACAGAAGAAGATGGAAATCAAGCTCAAGCAATGGCAGAGAAAGTTCAAAAATCTGAAGTGATTAACCAATTGATGATAAAAGAGCAAGCCTTCAGCGTGATTTTAAATGATTTGAATAAAATTATTTTAAAACCAATTCAAGACTTGTATAATAATTAA
- a CDS encoding metallophosphoesterase family protein, translated as MKFVHTADLHLERPFAGVGNMPIEVLEKLQYKDQHMLEAIINYALKEQVDFVLFSGDTFHQPHVTIKMQAFFMQQLTRLDEQNIPVVLIFGNHDYYASERYWFSFPKNVYLFDSEQVQTLVLETKTKEKVALTGFSYENRWIQAAKIQEFPVRSREIDYQIGLYHGQIRGGDQKEHYAPFSVAELKEKGYDYWALGHIHQPMVLSKSPLSIYPGTPMGHTKKEQALRGVVLVEIQKEHTRYRWQAVTDIAFEQVELELKEVDTPKQIISAIQEKMSAHSLSVSDSFQFVTLKLRIGGELSQEIQNEIETPEFLSHIQQIIFRMTGETIWLTEIRCEWQQQEGDSLLPIVFSSEDFKQIIDKYEKQAFFEELMAPLYQQPILRDLLACDEASRSEIANEAIEQVKQQLGMGVKKTDGN; from the coding sequence GTGAAATTTGTTCATACTGCAGACCTACATTTAGAAAGACCGTTTGCTGGAGTAGGTAATATGCCGATAGAGGTTTTAGAAAAATTACAATACAAAGATCAACACATGCTAGAGGCCATCATCAATTATGCCCTTAAAGAACAGGTTGATTTTGTGTTATTCTCAGGAGATACGTTTCACCAACCGCATGTGACGATTAAGATGCAAGCTTTTTTTATGCAACAGCTAACGCGGCTAGATGAACAAAATATTCCGGTTGTCCTTATATTCGGTAATCATGATTACTATGCTTCTGAGCGTTACTGGTTTTCTTTTCCAAAAAATGTTTATCTATTTGATTCAGAGCAAGTCCAAACCCTTGTATTGGAAACAAAAACAAAAGAAAAAGTTGCACTAACAGGGTTTTCTTATGAAAATCGTTGGATCCAAGCAGCCAAAATCCAAGAGTTTCCAGTTCGCTCAAGAGAAATTGACTATCAGATTGGCTTATATCATGGACAAATTCGTGGCGGAGATCAAAAGGAACACTATGCGCCTTTTTCAGTGGCAGAGTTAAAAGAAAAAGGATATGATTACTGGGCACTTGGGCATATTCATCAGCCCATGGTCCTTTCAAAAAGCCCATTAAGCATTTATCCAGGTACTCCAATGGGACATACAAAAAAAGAGCAAGCGCTTCGTGGTGTTGTTCTTGTTGAGATACAAAAAGAGCATACCCGCTATCGGTGGCAAGCAGTCACAGATATTGCGTTTGAGCAGGTGGAGTTGGAGCTAAAAGAAGTAGATACACCTAAGCAAATTATCTCTGCCATTCAAGAAAAAATGTCCGCACATAGCTTATCTGTGTCCGATTCTTTTCAATTTGTGACGCTTAAACTTCGCATAGGGGGCGAGCTTTCACAAGAAATCCAAAATGAAATTGAAACACCTGAATTTCTCTCTCATATTCAGCAAATTATTTTTAGAATGACAGGTGAAACAATCTGGCTTACAGAGATTCGATGTGAATGGCAGCAACAAGAAGGAGACAGTCTGTTGCCAATAGTTTTTTCAAGCGAAGATTTTAAACAGATTATAGATAAATATGAAAAACAAGCTTTCTTTGAAGAACTCATGGCACCTTTGTACCAGCAACCTATCTTGCGTGACTTATTAGCATGTGATGAGGCGAGCAGAAGTGAAATTGCGAATGAGGCAATTGAGCAAGTTAAACAACAATTAGGTATGGGAGTGAAGAAAACAGATGGAAATTAA
- a CDS encoding ATP-binding protein produces the protein MEIKEIQISGFGKWSHQLFSVEQTFHLFCGANESGKSTLYQFIRTMLFGFSRKRVNQRNFEPKDSSLFGGKMVLEHEVYGKVIIERFKSVQNGKATLYLADGQMGDEALLKKLLFPLTEALFDEIFSFRPEDLFQVQGLQEEKLQELLVAIGLTGSKKIMSLRNQYNQETQNLYKPNGKNPVINQKIQEYQVLQETIRQKESQEKEYQTLLSTIKQVEETQTFIQEERKICTQKNRILAEKIQKWPLYEEWLEKKQVVRHQPVGLVSTKIQQLEQAYQEEQYLSQEERRLIEAETHSEKPMSTSYLFYRQHEEACQALLAQQPKVTEALSKKRIYEKQQNEQVELTQTLAHQYQWPERWHPDLMIEPKDIGLMEQIMVEQEQIQQQKQQHEEKVAEIGQQVQQLEYEVQQLEQEQNQHRLIDSPVFVAIGAGGGLLAIGLYSLVMHVFMLLILGVLLFIGGGYAFYGSKKQKQRDKELKAKWQQKLGEMDWMKAQEEKAKIDYQKVEKSAQFNQQKLAAINRRYQVNLNGENNWQVVLAQRSRWQHAWQVIQDLTAQTESCQRILEQYRENVAFLAEWLPITTLDDAQLLEQVQKFIQEKMREHLTMSEHQTALQVTQSLKNIQNRRKELSASLQQLLKEAGLRQISQIPEFLQNSQSSLKMRERMHTLEILLTPVFDLAKVEEKAEVRYNHEEELRKQEILRQDFEGNLQQLQALYYQKQQMEQDGSLTQLYQKQEMLKNELERHVQRWEKSKLSETFIQEIFEQLSTQKFELLLKQVSEYFAYFTLGEYNKCLFEKEQVEVERKDGQRFLLKDLSTGTRNQLYLAFRLGFIRMHLQECRFPVIIDDGWVHYDQKRKQAFFDVLVGLSQETQVICFSSDKEIVQYTQKHHFCLTEL, from the coding sequence ATGGAAATTAAAGAAATCCAAATTTCTGGTTTTGGAAAATGGAGTCATCAGCTGTTTTCTGTGGAGCAAACTTTTCACTTGTTTTGTGGAGCAAATGAATCAGGAAAATCCACTTTATATCAATTTATTCGAACGATGCTGTTTGGGTTTTCTAGAAAAAGAGTGAATCAACGTAACTTTGAACCAAAAGATTCCAGTCTTTTCGGAGGGAAGATGGTACTAGAACATGAGGTCTACGGAAAGGTAATCATAGAAAGATTTAAATCTGTTCAAAATGGGAAAGCAACCCTTTACTTGGCAGATGGTCAAATGGGAGATGAAGCATTATTAAAGAAATTATTGTTCCCACTAACCGAAGCGTTATTTGATGAGATTTTTAGTTTTCGTCCGGAGGATTTGTTCCAAGTTCAGGGATTGCAAGAAGAAAAATTACAAGAATTATTAGTAGCGATTGGTCTAACGGGTAGTAAAAAAATAATGAGCTTGCGCAATCAGTATAATCAAGAAACCCAAAATTTGTATAAGCCAAATGGGAAAAATCCAGTGATTAATCAAAAAATCCAAGAATATCAAGTGTTACAAGAAACCATTAGACAAAAAGAGAGCCAAGAAAAAGAGTACCAAACCCTACTCAGTACGATAAAACAAGTAGAGGAAACCCAAACTTTTATTCAAGAGGAACGGAAAATATGCACACAAAAAAATCGGATTTTGGCAGAGAAAATCCAAAAATGGCCTCTCTATGAAGAATGGTTAGAGAAGAAGCAAGTAGTACGGCATCAACCTGTGGGATTGGTGTCAACTAAAATTCAGCAATTAGAACAGGCTTATCAAGAAGAACAATACCTGTCACAAGAAGAACGTAGATTGATTGAAGCAGAAACACACTCAGAAAAGCCGATGAGTACGAGCTATCTTTTTTACAGACAACATGAAGAAGCCTGTCAAGCACTACTCGCACAGCAACCTAAAGTCACAGAAGCACTTTCAAAAAAAAGAATCTATGAAAAACAGCAAAATGAACAAGTAGAACTGACGCAAACTCTTGCGCATCAGTATCAATGGCCAGAACGGTGGCATCCAGATTTGATGATTGAGCCTAAAGACATTGGACTGATGGAACAAATCATGGTCGAACAGGAGCAGATTCAGCAGCAAAAGCAACAGCATGAAGAAAAGGTGGCAGAAATTGGCCAACAGGTGCAGCAATTAGAATACGAAGTACAGCAATTGGAACAAGAGCAAAATCAGCACAGATTAATAGACAGCCCGGTTTTTGTGGCAATCGGAGCTGGGGGTGGACTTTTAGCTATTGGGCTTTATTCTTTAGTGATGCACGTATTCATGCTTTTAATTTTAGGAGTCTTACTCTTTATCGGCGGTGGCTACGCTTTTTATGGCTCTAAAAAGCAAAAGCAACGCGATAAAGAGTTGAAAGCAAAGTGGCAACAAAAACTTGGTGAGATGGACTGGATGAAAGCGCAGGAAGAAAAAGCGAAAATAGACTATCAAAAAGTGGAAAAAAGCGCTCAGTTCAATCAGCAAAAACTAGCGGCAATTAATCGGCGGTATCAAGTTAATTTGAATGGGGAAAATAACTGGCAAGTAGTGCTTGCCCAAAGAAGTAGATGGCAACATGCATGGCAAGTAATTCAGGACTTAACAGCTCAGACTGAATCTTGTCAAAGAATACTTGAACAGTACCGGGAAAATGTCGCTTTTTTAGCAGAGTGGCTACCCATTACGACGCTTGATGATGCACAGCTATTGGAGCAGGTACAAAAGTTCATTCAAGAAAAAATGCGTGAACATTTAACTATGAGTGAGCATCAAACTGCACTACAAGTCACCCAATCACTTAAAAATATTCAAAATCGTAGAAAAGAGCTAAGCGCTTCCTTGCAACAATTACTAAAAGAAGCAGGACTAAGGCAGATTAGTCAAATTCCCGAGTTTCTCCAAAATTCACAAAGTAGTCTGAAAATGCGTGAGAGAATGCACACGTTAGAAATTTTGCTGACTCCAGTATTTGATTTAGCTAAAGTAGAAGAAAAAGCAGAAGTAAGGTACAACCATGAAGAAGAACTGCGCAAACAAGAGATATTAAGGCAGGATTTTGAGGGAAATCTCCAACAATTACAAGCCTTGTATTACCAAAAGCAACAAATGGAGCAAGATGGGAGTCTTACTCAGCTTTATCAAAAACAAGAGATGCTAAAAAATGAATTAGAGAGACATGTACAACGATGGGAAAAATCTAAACTATCCGAAACATTTATTCAAGAGATCTTTGAACAGTTATCCACTCAAAAATTTGAGCTTCTCTTAAAACAAGTTTCCGAGTATTTTGCGTATTTTACTTTAGGGGAGTACAACAAGTGTTTGTTTGAAAAAGAACAAGTTGAAGTCGAAAGAAAAGATGGACAACGATTTCTACTGAAAGACTTATCCACGGGTACACGCAACCAACTCTATTTAGCCTTTCGACTGGGCTTTATTAGGATGCATCTGCAAGAATGTAGATTTCCTGTTATAATAGATGATGGTTGGGTACATTA